A genomic region of Octopus sinensis linkage group LG2, ASM634580v1, whole genome shotgun sequence contains the following coding sequences:
- the LOC115223700 gene encoding uncharacterized protein LOC115223700, with product MINYKLLIFSLTVTTWIQTATSSALKTLPLPQFQSLKKFYPGYKQYGGEFNKLHLFTLIGCNESCQNKVLHDLSALRLSYALNKVGGVHSLGKTLIRLSTKGEDSVSGTDNNQYIFHPIAYGPYLADKYGYPNVSKLHATDPIQTMKKFYGKQGIIRIITYVKQNNMPKGHVALWDCTHFHQSKNWLVSHELFTLEFWESPDSSCKLTDNYQWQDYYQKADPADIGRKSSKSLRHKAHNRHKGSQRYQHLLRLVKSKQRPKKKHHQTLGS from the exons ATGATAAATTATAAGTTGCTAATATTTTCACTGACAGTCACCACATGGATACAGACTGCAACAAGCAGCGCACTAAAAACA cTACCACTACCACAGTTCCAGTCACTAAAGAAGTTCTACCCAGGGTATAAACAGTATGGTGGAGAATTCAACAAGCTCCATCTATTTACGCTGATAGGATGTAATGAATCTTGCCAGAATAAAGTTTTGCACGACTTGAGTGCGTTACGCTTATCCTATGCACTCAATAAGGTTGGTGGAGTCCACTCCTTGGGAAAAACACTTATTCGATTATCCACAAAAGGTGAGGACAGTGTGAGCGGCACAGATAATAACCAGTATATCTTTCACCCCATTGCTTATGGACCATATTTAGCTGACAAATATGGTTACCCAAATGTTTCAAAGTTACATGCTACAGATCCCATACAGACAATGAAGAAATTCTATGGAAAACAGGGAATAATACGGATAATAACATATGTCAAGCAAAACAATATGCCTAAAGGACATGTTGCATTGTGGGATTGTACACATTTCCACCAATCAAAAAACTGGTTAGTCAGTCATGAATTATTTACATTGGAATTCTGGGAATCTCCAG ACTCCAGCTGCAAACTGACAGATAATTATCAATGGCAAGATTACTATCAGAAAGCAGATCCAGCTGATATCGGCAGAAAAAGTTCCAAATCTCTAAGACACAAAGCCCATAATAGGCACAAAGGAAGCCAACGCTACCAACATCTTCTACGACTAGTTAAGAGTAAGCAACGGCCAAAGAAAAAGCACCACCAAACATTAGGAAGCTGA